CTGTACCCCCCCACAGACCTAAGGCTCATCAACACGAGGGCCATCTTTGCCCGCAAGACAGGGATGATCATCCTGGGGGGGGGACTGGTAAAACACCACATCGCCAACGCCAACCTGATGGTGaggggggggctgtggggagggggattAGGGGGGCTGGCAACTGGGGACAGTGCCCTCATTGTGCTCCCTCTCCTTGCAGAGGAACGGTGCCGATTTCTCCGTCTATGTGAACACAGCTCAGGAGTTTGATGGGTCTGACTCTGGGGCGCAGCCGGATGAGGCTGTTTCGTGGGGGAAGATCCGAATGGACGCCACGCCAGTGAAGGTGAGGGCACAGGGAGGGGGTTtggggggtgctgggggggacGCGAGGgtctccctctccctctcctgcAGGTCTATGCTGATGCTTCGCTGGTTTTTCCGCTGCTGGTGGCGGAGACGTttgcacagagagcagctgacTTCCCAGTGCCCACAGATGAGGACTgagctgtttgtgtgtgtgtgtgtgtgtgaggggaaACATGCCCCAGGGGGGGCTGAGCCCACAGCTGGGGGGGTCAGATCCCTCACTCTGGGGAGCTGAGCCTGCCCTGGGGCGAGCAGGGCCCTGGTATtgtccctccatccccacaccccATCCTTCCACCCCTgcacttctatttattttggcaTCAATAAAGCGCTGCAGCGTCTCCACACTGTGGGGTTTATTTCTGAAGGTTCTGGGGGGCACAAAGGGGCCCCCTCGGGCTGTCACGTGGTGGTGGTGTCCCCCTCAAAGCCGTCCTCACgccacagctgcacacagcctttgttggcagccagcaggcagggcagggtGGGGTGGAAGGCAATGGACTGTACCACCCCATGCCCCACGGGCAATGTCAGTGCCAGGGAGCCCTGTTGGGAAGGAGGgggtgagaaggaaaatatgtgaGATGGGAGGCaagggggggcggggggggggggggggggggggaggtgtgTGTGGGAGGGGCTGACCTCCACCAGGTCCCAGAAGTAAACGTTGCCATCCTCAGAGGCGCTGCCCACGTGTGTGTCCTGCTCACTCATCACGCAGTCCAGGCGGTACGATGAGCTGCGGTGCCCGGTGTACCTGTGGGGGGGGACATCAGTGACCCCAACCCCTTCTTTAACCCCCCACCCCTTCTGTAGCCCCCCAGCTCTCACTCGCCCAGCATCTCGCCCGTCTCCTTGTCTAGCAGGCGCAGTGTGGAGTCCAGGCTGGCAGCCAACGCGCATTGCCCATCCTTGCTGAAGCAGACACAGGTGATGGGGCCtggaaggagagaggggaaTTTAGGTgtccctccccatctccctgcagtCGGTCTCCTCATCACTCACTCCCCACGTAGTCAGAGTAGAGCTGCCCCGCACGCAGGTCGTAGCGTCGCACGCGGCCATCCACAGACCTGTGATTTGGATGGGAGAGGATTTATAgcaccggggggggggggttccatccccatccctgtggtTTCTGCCCCCCCTCACCCCGTCAGGATTTCGTGGGCTGACAGCTTCAGGCTGGAGATGCCGTCCTTGGCCTCATCCAACACCTGCACGGGGTCAGGGCGGCGTGAGCGGGAGTCCCAGCAGCGCACCGTGGAGTCGATAGAGCCTGAAGGGGTGCGTGAGTGAGGGGGGGTCAGATCACTACccctgtggggggggggtcgggaCGGGGGGGACAGCAGTGGTCTCTCCTCACCAGACACGATGATGGTGGCCTCCTCATTGAACTGCACACAGTTGACTTTCTGCAGGGAGGACACAGGGTGGGGGGTGCTGTGTGTTCCCGTCCCGCTGCTCCCCTGCTCCACTCCTGCCCCCCCTCCACACTCACCCCCGCGTGCCCGCGGTACTTGCGAACCACTTGTCCACTGGCCACATCCCAGAGCACCACGGTCTTATCGGAGCCACAGGAGCAGATCTGGCTGTTATCAAAGGACCTGGGGAGGCACACacacccccacacccccccacacaccccgTCAGGCTCCGGTGCGGCTCCGTGCAGAGCGGGGGGGCCCCGTTCCCCAGCGTTACCCGGCGGCGTCCAGCACCTCGTAGCCGTGTCCCTGGTAGCTGCGCAGCGCGGTGCCCTTGTGCGGGTTCCACAGCTTCAGCGTCTTGTCGCTGCCGCACGTCAGGCAGTAATTGCCGTCCGCTGATGGCGGACACACCGACAAGGGCCGAGTGAGGGGGGGgccgtgggggggggggctgtgggaggggggggggccGCCCACGCCCACCCGCCGCGATGTGAGCTGCCCCCCCCGTGTCGCTCCCGGCCCCGTGTCCGCTCTCACCGTTGAAGCGCACGGCTCGCACCGCTCCTTGCCCGCACTCCATGGTCCGCACGTGCTTCCGGGGGAGCTCGGGCCGGGCCGGCCGGGGCTGCGGGAACGCCATGGCTGCAccggaacggaacggaacggaacggaacggaacggaacggaacggaacgaACAGCTCAGGAGGCGGAAGGTGGAGGCCGGACACTTCCGGCGAGAACACCGGAAGTTTACCGGCGCACTCGTAGCGCTGAACAGCCGCAATGGTCGATCCACGGCGGCCCGCGCGGGTCACGCggtgagtggggggggggaaccgGGGGCTGTTCGGGTCCGGGTTCGGTTCCGGGTACCGGGTACCGGGTCCCCTCCCCCGCTCACGGCCCCGCCCGCAGGTACAAACCGCCCAGCACCGAGAGCAACCCGGCACTGGAGGATCCCACACCGGACTACATGAACCTGCTGGGGATGGTGTTCAGCATGTGCGGGCTGATGCTCAAGGTACGGGAACGGGAACGGGAACGGGCTGGGGGGGGAATGGACCGGGAATGAACCGGGAAGGAACCGGGAAGGAATTACCGGAGCCTGGAGTGAGGCTTCATAAGGAGGGAGCTGGTGAGATGGGAGGAGAGTGGGAAGAATCGGAACCAGCACCGGGACCGGGGAAGAGACGGCACCAGAACCGGGTCAGTGGGAGACTTGAGAGCTGGGAGGGGTAAAACAGTAACGGGACGAACCGGGGGGATCCAGCAGGGCCAGGATTAGACTCAGAATGaactgctgggagcagcactgcacagaacGGCCCATAAGAACCAAAACTGGGCCAGGGAGGAGTTACCCAGATCACAGTGGGACGGTGCTGGGACCAGGACCAGGCTGAGGGGGCACCATAAAGACCCACCAGGACTGGTGTCAGTGTGGGGGCATCCTGACACCAGCTGGGGTGTGTTGGGGTTCCCATGAGCGTCCcttcctggtgctgcagctgaagtggTGCGCGTGGATCGCTGTCTACTGCTCCTTCATCAGCTTTGCCAACTCCCGCAGCTCCGAGGACACGAAGCAGATGATGAGCAGCTTCATGTGAGCAATGGGGAcgggggggggatgggggacGGGGGCTGCTTTTACCCTCTGACGCTGCTTTTACCCCCTGACGCTGCTTTCCCCCCTCAGGCTCTCCATCTCTGCCGTGGTGATGTCGTACCTGCAGAACCCGCAGCCCATGTCCCCGCCGTGGTGACAGAACAGCTCCTGGTCTGGGGCTGTGCAATTAAAGGGGGGGCTGTAAATTAAGGGGGGCTGTGCAAATAACAGGGGGCTGGTACAACGTTAAAGGGGGTCTGTACAATTAAACGGGGCTGTACAATTAAAGGGGGGGCTGTACAAATAAGGGGGCTGTGCAATTAAAAGGGGGGCTGTTCAAATTAAAGGGGCTGTACAAATTAAAGGGGCTGTACAAATAAAGGGGGCTGTACAATTAAGGGGGCTGTACAAATAAAGGGGGCTGTACAATTAAAGGGGGGCTGTGCAAATAAAGGGGGGTCTGTACAATTAAAGGGGGGGGCTGTACAATTAAAGGGGGGGTGTACAAATATAAGGGGGGCTGTACAATTAAAGGGGGCTGTACAATTAAAGGGGGGCTGTGCAATTAAAGGGGGGCTGTGCAATTAAAGGGGGGCtgtggctgtgagctgctgttgTTCTGGACTCACGGACCTGCCAGGGCCCAGCCCCAGTGCAGAGGGAACGCTGCTGTTCTGGGGGCTCAGGGGACCTAAAAGAGGGAATGTGCGGAGCTGGAGGACACCGGGCACAAAGGAGGAGATGCAGGTCTGGGCCAATGGCGGGGACGGGTGAACCGGGAGGGGACGCGTTCCCCACCTGGAAGCTACTCGACGCTCCATTGGAGGAGAGCGCTGTCAGTCTGGCTCTGCCAATCACGTGCCGCCGGGGGCGGGATTTAGGGAACCGTTGGTAACGGAAAAGCGGCGAGTGTCACTCTAACGTCGCCTACAGCCAATCAGAGCGGGGCGCGGTGCCGCGGCGGCCGCCCATTGGCTCCCGCTTGACGGGTGGGCGGGGCGAAGCGAAGTCCTCCACCCCCCTGGTCTCGTGATCAAACGGTCATATGACCGCGCGCTCGAACGACATGGCGGCGCTCCGGgccgcgctgctgctgctgctgtgcggggcggcggcggccgcgggcTGCGGGTACCAGGTAACgggggggacgggggggagCGCCGGGGTGGGAGGGGGGCACTGAGGTGGAAATGGGGTGTCACAGCCCCGTACGTGTCTCCTCACCTGCCGCTACCTGCAGTCCTGCCCCTCCACGCGCCCTGGGTTCCTCAACGTGCACCTCATTCCCCACACGCACGATGATGTTGGGTGGCTGAAAACAGTGGATCAATATTACTATGGCGGTGAGTCCCCCCCTATAGATTCCCCCTATAGATTCCCCCTATACACcccccagggctgccccccTCCCCATGTTCTCACAGAATCCCCGAGTCCAcaccgccccccccccgccccccccccccaagggTCCCCAGTGTCACCCCCTCCCTGCTGTCCCCAAAGCCGTCACCCCTGTATCTTTAAGCTCAGTTAATGTTTGGGTTCTATATATGACCCTAAACACTCCCCATGTCCCCAGAACTGCCACCCCCAACTTacctcaaccccccccccctccatgtGTCTTCAAAGTCCCTCTTAAGGGTTGAAGACCATCTCTATGGGGACACCAcatgggtggggggggtctGTGAGCCCATGTGGGGTGGGGGCCCCGTCCTCTCCACCCCCCTCCCTCAAACCCCACATGCCCCCCAAAAAGCCCCCACAGTCAACCCCTTCCATGTGTGCCCAAAGCCCCTCTTAGAGGAGTTTTCATTTCTATGGGGACACCGTGTGGGTTGGGGTTTCTGATCCCATCCTGTCATCCCTCCCTTCTGCCCTGCAGCGCACAACGAGGTGCAGCACGCTGGGGTTCGGTACATCCTGGACTCGGTGGTGGCCCAACTGCTGGCAGAGCCCAGGAGGCGCTTTGTGTACGCAGAGGTGGCTTTCTTGGAGCGGTGGtggaaggagcagaaggaggGAATGAGGAGAGCAGTGCGGACATTGGTGGAGGAGGGTGAGGGGGTGTGGGATCCTTGGGGGCTGGGGTTAGGGGGGATACAGGGATGTGTGGGGTAATGGAGATGTTGAGGGATGTGGGGATACTGGGGGCACGGGAGGCActaggggaatatggggattgtgggggatttgggggtgttgGGGGATGTGGGGGCTTTTGGGGACATAGGAAAATTGAGGGCATGGGGGACTTGGGTGAAGCCTtggaggatatgggggattatggggttacTGGGGGgtgtgggatatggggacattgAAGAGATGAGGAGCACTGGAAGGGCATTGGGGGATACAGGAATGTGGGATAGGgttgggggtatatgggggaaCAGGCAGCTGTGGGGGGGGTATGTGTGTTTCCCCCATGACATTCCCTCATTTCCCTCCCCCAACGC
This is a stretch of genomic DNA from Coturnix japonica isolate 7356 unplaced genomic scaffold, Coturnix japonica 2.1 chrUnrandom497, whole genome shotgun sequence. It encodes these proteins:
- the WDR83 gene encoding WD repeat domain-containing protein 83, which codes for MAFPQPRPARPELPRKHVRTMECGQGAVRAVRFNADGNYCLTCGSDKTLKLWNPHKGTALRSYQGHGYEVLDAAGSFDNSQICSCGSDKTVVLWDVASGQVVRKYRGHAGKVNCVQFNEEATIIVSGSIDSTVRCWDSRSRRPDPVQVLDEAKDGISSLKLSAHEILTGSVDGRVRRYDLRAGQLYSDYVGSPITCVCFSKDGQCALAASLDSTLRLLDKETGEMLGEYTGHRSSSYRLDCVMSEQDTHVGSASEDGNVYFWDLVEGSLALTLPVGHGVVQSIAFHPTLPCLLAANKGCVQLWREDGFEGDTTTT
- the WDR83OS gene encoding protein Asterix codes for the protein MVDPRRPARVTRYKPPSTESNPALEDPTPDYMNLLGMVFSMCGLMLKLKWCAWIAVYCSFISFANSRSSEDTKQMMSSFMLSISAVVMSYLQNPQPMSPPW